One window of the Rosa rugosa chromosome 3, drRosRugo1.1, whole genome shotgun sequence genome contains the following:
- the LOC133739922 gene encoding receptor-like serine/threonine-protein kinase SD1-8, translating into MRMQENIIPRISKTSKLVLFSAGDLELEFSHQLLFVTFSLQEAMPSTRVIIRKELCLLICFIFLFSFFLSSSFATDTLTPGDTLTVNQTLVSAGGVFELGFFKSDFSGSYYLGIWFRADANKVVWVGNRRVPILDASGSLQILSGNLVLIDRRQNPLLVSTGNVAMAINATATLLDSGNFILKEENTGTMLWQSFDIPTDTYLPGMKLGWSQLNSNQPILRAFVSWVNPQNPALGNFTLTMNRINFKKLQVWRGNIQMNVGSWDGHNVRFIFNNSTSGNDYNFSYHSNADEVYFTFSGNKNYDLMWFVMASTGKLDQYYMVDGKISSVSNAVCDPTGSCLNSLPSMCKNGDSFSQVKGSLPSTFNSGSINLGTTDCESWCRSNCSCSSFASPQNDQVCQLYYGSTHDLLKIIEKGTGIIYIRGGAPSDGKNWKLWLATVLPLASLLVLIPTSLCCYLRWRRRRKAEDPVTRREGIINLDLVSLFQMGTNESQLRHDEVRGTNNLELGRQKDQELPLISFATIQTATHNFAEANKLGEGGFGPVYKGKLPVEGPVIAVKRLSKISRQGLGEFKNEVSVICKLQHRNLVRLFGCCIEAEESILVYEYMPNKSLDFFIFDSTKRVLLDWRKRINIIEGIAQGLQYLHKYSRLRIIHRDLKPSNILLDSDMNPKISDFGMARIFGDNDSKGKTNRVVGTFGYMSPEYAMDGLFSEKSDVFSFGVILLEIISAKKNIAFFEADHSLNLLGKAWNLWKEGNSMELMDPTLGGSCSSSEAIRCTQIGLLCVQERATDRPTMSDVISMLSNQSCPLPLPKQPAFLSQLSSTDADSSSRRHRHYSRNDMTISEEHGR; encoded by the exons gTTTTCAGCTGGAGACCTTGAGCTGGAGTTTAGCCATCAACTTCTCTTTGTAACTTTCTCTCTTCAAGAGGCAATGCCTAGCACGAGGGTTATCATCAGAAAAGAATTGTGTCTTCTTATCTGCTTCATATTTTTATTTAGCTTCTTTTTATCTTCATCTTTTGCAACAGACACACTAACACCCGGAGACACACTTACAGTCAATCAAACCCTGGTTTCAGCTGGTGGAGTTTTCGAGCTTGGCTTCTTCAAAAGTGACTTTTCAGGTAGTTACTATCTAGGAATTTGGTTCAGAGCCGATGCAAACAAGGTTGTTTGGGTTGGTAACCGCAGAGTTCCCATATTGGACGCTTCAGGAAGTCTTCAAATACTATCTGGGAATCTGGTTCTTATAGACCGCCGTCAAAACCCTTTGCTAGTCAGTACAGGAAATGTTGCCATGGCCATAAACGCAACCGCAACACTTCTTGACTCTGGAAATTTTATCCTTAAAGAAGAAAATACAG GTACTATGCTATGGCAAAGTTTTGATATTCCTACTGATACTTATCTTCCTGGGATGAAACTTGGTTGGTCTCAGCTTAACAGTAACCAGCCAATCCTTCGCGCTTTTGTTTCTTGGGTCAACCCCCAAAATCCTGCTCTTGGCAACTTTACTTTAACCATGAACAGGATCAACTTTAAAAAGCTTCAGGTTTGGCGAGGAAATATTCAAATGAATGTTGGGTCTTGGGATGGACATAATGTGCGGTTTATCTTTAATAACTCAACAAGTGGAAATGACTACAATTTTAGTTACCACTCCAATGCAGATGAAGTCTACTTTACTTTTAGTGGGAATAAGAATTATGACCTCATGTGGTTTGTGATGGCTTCCACGGGAAAGCTAGATCAGTATTATATGGTGGATGGGAAGATTTCTTCTGTGAGTAATGCTGTGTGTGATCCAACTGGGAGCTGCTTGAATTCCCTACCGTCTATGTGTAAGAATGGTGATAGTTTTTCACAGGTGAAGGGTTCACTGCCTTCTACTTTTAATAGTGGTTCTATAAATCTGGGGACTACAGATTGTGAATCTTGGTGCCGGAGCAATTGTTCTTGTTCATCATTTGCTTCACCTCAGAATGATCAAGTATGCCAACTTTATTACGGGAGTACACATGATTTATTGAAGATCATAGAGAAGGGGACAGGAATTATATACATCCGCGGTGGTGCTCCAAGTG ACGGTAAGAACTGGAAACTCTGGTTGGCTACTGTCCTTCCTTTGGCGTCCCTCTTGGTTCTTATTCCAACCTCCTTATGCTGCTATCTGCGCTGGAGAAGAAGACGTAAAG CAGAGGATCCAGTAACCAGACGGGAAGGAATTATCAATTTGGATCTGGTGAGTTTATTCCAAATGGGAACTAATGAGTCACAACTTCGTCATGATGAAGTCAGAGGTACAAATAACCTGGAATTAGGCAGACAGAAGGATCAAGAACTGCCCTTGATTAGCTTTGCTACCATACAGACTGCAACACATAACTTTGCGGAGGCCAATAAACTTGGGGAAGGAGGATTTGGGCCTGTCTATAAG GGGAAGTTACCAGTAGAAGGACCTGTAATTGCAGTGAAAAGACTGTCCAAAATTTCCCGTCAAGGGTTGGGGGAGTTCAAAAATGAAGTCTCAGTAATTTGTAAGCTTCAACACAGGAACTTGGTTAGGCTTTTTGGATGCTGCATTGAAGCAGAAGAAAGTATACTTGTTTATGAGTACATGCCCAACAAAAGCCTggattttttcatttttg ACTCAACCAAACGGGTACTTTTGGATTGGAGAAAGCGCATAAACATTATTGAAGGCATTGCTCAAGGACTTCAATATCTTCACAAATACTCAAGATTAAGGATCATTCACCGTGATTTAAAGCCCAGCAATATCTTGTTGGACAGTGACATGAACccaaaaatttctgattttggcaTGGCAAGAATTTTTGGGGATAATGACTCTAAGGGGAAAACAAACAGGGTTGTTGGCACATT TGGTTACATGTCTCCTGAGTATGCCATGGACGGGCTCTTTTCTGAAAAGTCAGATGTGTTCAGCTTTGGGGTGATCTTATTAGAGATCATAAGTGCCAAGAAGAACATTGCCTTCTTTGAGGCAGATCACTCTCTGAACTTACTTGGCAAA GCTTGGAATCTGTGGAAAGAAGGCAATAGCATGGAGTTGATGGATCCAACACTCGGTGGTTCTTGTTCAAGCAGTGAAGCTATCAGATGCACTCAAATTGGTCTTCTTTGTGTGCAAGAAAGAGCTACTGATCGACCAACAATGTCAGATGTTATTTCTATGCTAAGCAATCAGTCATGTCCTCTGCCGCTTCCCAAACAGCCTGCATTTTTGAGTCAGTTAAGTTCAACTGATGCAGATTCATCTTCAAGAAGGCACAGACATTACTCTCGAAATGATATGACCATTTCAGAAGAACATGGCAGGTAG